In the Microplitis mediator isolate UGA2020A chromosome 5, iyMicMedi2.1, whole genome shotgun sequence genome, ATATACACgcatacgttttttttttttttttctaaataaactcgaaaataaaataaaatgaaattttacgCTATTAATGCAATTTCATTGAATACAAGGCGTGTTTGACATATTAAAACCAGGCTTCAAGTGTCTTCTTTTATCAACGTGTGTTGATGATGatgctaataataataattttaaaaagtcgtaaatatttaattaattcataaaaccTGTAAAatcctttaaataaaattatgatagtgtagtttatatttatacgaaTTACTCATgtccatatataaatttaatattatcagttattattattaatatattagatatttatttatttataatatttactgTATTGAAAAATCGTTAATGTGATCAGTAGCATTGTACACTTTTATAATACTCATAATATGGTTTGTGATGACGTCATTTTTAAATaccattcatatatttttaaaagataatttaaaaatttaatcgttcTTTCATCACAAGTTATTGCTGCATGTACATTTTATACTACccgttagttttttttctttgttataagtacattttttttttttttttgtcacgaAAACCCTTTGAAAAGTATGGATTTTAGTCGTTTCAGATCTTGACCGATAGTATCGACTAAATTTGCGAGTGTATGTCTAAGGGTTATGAGGAAGTTGATATActtttgtggttttttttattttttatggcgCTCAAAGAAGAGAATGTTGCGAAAGTATACTGGAATAGTGGTTAATAACATAAGTAGCTGACCTCATCGGGTTAGATGACAAACAATCCGAATAATTGCTTGATGACCTCAATTAAGATCACTTGTGAAGGATTTAAAGCCCAGCGTAATAAATTTACACCCccactttatttttcttcttccttttcattacttattttttttttttctattgtacATATTGTGTGTCATGTTGGTCATGTTCATGGTTCATGACCTTTTGTACCcgttattaatagaaaaatgcAATTACTCTGTTATCGTAGTTAGATCAAACTTTGACTACTCTGTTGTTGTTGGTGTTGTATGTATGCCCGACTTTTGTAGCACAGATGTTAAATATACTTGCACACGACTTTCAAACAACTTTCCTGTAAAGGAAGTAATTCATAGACACGAATAAtgatgtattatattttttttaaataccgatttttagtttaatatttaaaaaatttttttttattcgttaaaacatggacttttatttttgcgtAACGGAAATAGATTGCATGATTTTAAGCCCTTCTGTACAGCAGGAAGTAAAAgtataatgcaaaataatagaaaaatttaaataaatattcatagtatatatattagggtttCGCGAGGATAATTGATGAGGTTCAATATTGTTTGTCAGAGTCAACAAACTCGTACCGGAGTACGATAGGTAccaaaatcattattttatattctgtGTAGAACACTAGATATGCTTGTGTTTAATAATCTTATCGATtcatgttataaaataaaaaataaatttttaaaatagtattaatatttaatgcataacaaaataaattgtttttgagCAAACGTTTGCGAAGCGTCAGTGTATGACGcagtaaaggaaaaaaaataaatattaaaataagtaaataatttttgcaaaaaaaaaaactgcatTTTACGTTACTCCATACACCGTGACCAGAGTAACAATGAACTTGGCGAGTTTTCTAACGGGGTCTGGATATTGCGACGctcatgtatatatatccACATGATATAATCAACATGTTCCCTCTCTTACTCAACCagctgtaatttaaaaaatttttttgttttttatttattctccaCGGTATGATTTCCGCGCGTACACATAAATGACAAACAGTCTCTAATATGCGGTGAATTcatattgcaattattttttgccAGAGGCCAAAGTGTTTGTTACAACAAACTCAGCaattgtatatgtatataatataatacacCATTATATTTATGCATAAAAAATGCGCTCTGTCAGTTCATCGTAAGGGAGAATGAAAAATACTCAGCGTCAAATATAGTAGGAGGAGGATGATGTGCCTGTtgcaagtaaaaaattaaaaaacaaaaaaagaaaaaaaacgggTATATATTGCATGTATAGTTCTTTAGATCAATGTTGGATAGACATAACCCACGCGCTCGTCTCGGAGACAAACGAGCCCTAGCCATGCAACTGAATGGACCACGGGTATACAAAAGAAACTGCTACACAAAAAAGACTCTTTAAAATCATCCATCAAAGTTTAATGGCCTCAGTGCATGCATTCGTTATTCACCACTCAACAATCAAACAACAATTACAAGACATTATTTTCTcttttaaatcgctttttatttttttatataaattaaatctaatttaattttgtaaaaaatttaaaaaacttaaattacatACGACTGAGATTTATATCAACCAACAAACGCctacatacaattatatatgtatcaaGTTTGAAGACTGATCaccctatttttttttagcgctGACGGGATCAGTCAATTTTAACTACTGCAATCAAAgatttgtacaataatatatgtatatatatactagtGAGCCTGTTAAAATTTAGAATAACTCGCGGAATAAGATACGTTCGCATGAATGATgtgatggtgatgatgatgatgatgatgatgatacaTAAATTCAACGGCATTCGTTGTCACAGAGCTACACTTGTTGTGTTCGATAGAAGTTGGTCGTTTATGATTGGAATGCTAGCATGAAGGACGATTCAATTTACTTTACACTCActgtaaattatattactttacttttatattgTGTGCGTGCGTGCACCATAACCACTATATGATTACGTAATATAAAAGTACACGTTTATTTGAATACTGTATATAAACTGAATAAGGTGAATAAGGTGCGCTATCTGACTTTGATTCTGAGTCATACTCATGTACGATTGTTGATGCTGTTGTTAATGTTATATTTTGCTCCATGAGTAatactcttatttttttttcttctatttttatgtattaacTAAACATGCGCAAAAATACGCTCattcaataatatatatttcttctttttttctcatgaataaataaataaatagttattgtatgaaaaaataatcctgataattattatttttaaccttattaaataaagatttaacgttatttattatcaattcctTACGAAACAATTTCACATTTATTGCTAAAGAACAACTCATATTTGAGATAATGGAATTGTGTAGGTTGATGAGTTATTATAcagataatttatatgaattttaaaatatatttatatgcagTAGTTTCAGACGTTTGCATTGCTGttgtataaatgaataaaattatttttacagattAAAAATGCCGGAAGAACAAAAATCAACCGGAGGTACTGGTAATGTTACCGCAGCTGAAAATGGAACAGGAACTCATTCACCAAGTAAAAGTCCAATGGTTAAGGGTAAAATGGCACTAGCCAAAGTAACATTGCTCGATGGTACTACTAAAGATTTTTCTATCGAGGTTattgttgatttttaattCCTAGACATTATAATTTGTAtcaatgtaataaaaataataaaattaataaattgcatTACAGAGAAAAGCAAAAGGACACGAGCTTCTTGACAAAATATGTGcaagtattaatttaattgagaaagATTACTTTGGCCTCATTTACGAAGACAAATACGATCCACGAAATTGGCTTGATCTCGAAAgaagaattacaaaattcattaaaagtaagccaataaaaaaacattaatataaTACGAGCCaatcctaattaaattatgacCAGCAATCAATAGatgataaaatgattttaatcaattaaactttttaggTGAACCTTGGAAATTCAACTttgaagttaaattttatccacCAGACCCAGCTCAATTGCAGGAAGATATTACTCGTTACCAATTGTGTCTTCAAATTAGAAATGATATAATAACAGGACGATTAGCGTGTTCATTTGTCACTCACGCATTGTTAGGGTCTTATTTAGTACAATCAGAAGTGGGCGATTATGATCCACAAGAGCATGGTAGAGATTATTTAAAAGACTTTAAATTTGCACCTAATCAGACGCCCGAATTAGTTGAGAAAGTTATGGATCTTCATAAAACGcataagtaaatttatttttattgtatattattacaatagtttggtttaataaatatattaattatatgtattatttataaacagaGGTCAAACACCTGCTGAAGCAGAATTGCATTACTTGGAGAATGCAAAAAAACTAGCAATGTATGGTGTTGATCTTCATCCAGCAAAAGACTCTGAAGGTGTAGATATAATGCTTGGTGTGTGCTCTTCAGGTCTTTTAGTTCATCGAGATAGACTGAGAATTAATCGATTTGCATGgcctaaaatattaaaaatttcatacaaaagacataatttttatattaaaattcgCCCGGGAGAATTTGAACAATACGAATCAACGATTGGATTTAAATTAGCAAATCACAGAGCTGCCAAAAAGTTATGGAAAGTTTGTGTCGAACATCACACTTTCTtcaggtatttttttttctctattgcGGAATTACACTttcgtactttttttttcttctctttgtatttataaattaataacataaatttaagACTCATGAGTCCCGAGCCAGTGAAGAAAGTGGGTCTGCTACCACACTTAGGATCACGATTTCGATATTCTGGACGTACACAttatgaaactaaaaaaataccaattgAAAGACAGCCTCCTCAATTTGAGAGATCACTCAGCGGCCGTCGTCTAACTTCTCGCAGTATGGATGGTATATTtgctgttaaatttttatttcttttctttaaagtttattaatatataaacactgaaaatttactgttattaaatattttttatatttatttagcttTAGGTGGGTCACAAACCGTTGAAACTTATGGCTCAGAACCAAGTAAACGTCATACCATGAGCTATGAACCTGAAATGATTCCAGATATGGAACACATTGATCAAAGGCCTAGTCCGATAAAAAAACAGAAAGAAAAGGTAACATTTGTTtatatctacaaaaattattttttttttttttctttggagatcaattacttttattattccGATAATTATAATACGATATATTGCTCGATGCGGTCTACgctttcaagattttattttacccgTATGTATGTTCGATTTCAtacaaaccaaaaaaaaaattataactttttattaggaagatattaaaaataaattgaataatttttaagcgAGATTAGAGTACACCCAACGCTTCGTGTTTGAGGTGAGCAAGTAATAATATAaggtataatataatatattttgaattatatctAATAGAGAATcacgataaattattctcaTATCTATAAAAACAAGTTAGGAAACACGTACCtaggaaattattattttgacttgaaataaattccgagtatttaaaaatttgagattAAAACGATTAATTGACACGTATATAACTAACCACTGATAGCTCACTCGAAAAACAAGTATTGGAACAACATCGGCCAGCAGTGCCAGTAGCCTGGAAGGAGAATATGACGCGGAACGCGCTGAAAAGGTATATCTTCATCATTCATTTCccctcattaaataaatatttatttatccgtttgctatatatactatatatacataatctATCTATACATATCGCACTGTAGTTCTCTATTTCAATGTTAGATTATTATGGTGGATCTTTggtgtttttttcatttccatCAATTGCATGATACATTTGTGAATTtcatatttcaattattgCGTTACGTGTCAAGGGGGTTGTTAAATTTtcacaaataaatatagtgaaatataatgataaaaaaaatttattataaatatatgggAGCGCAGACCgtaattatgatatttttatagcaTGCTAGGATCAtcgtttattataatatatataaaacaaaaataaaaatctatgtGTATTTAACGGCAGTGAGAGCGCACGATCAACAATGTGTCGTGTTCTTTGTAAGCTTTTTGCTgtaaaaagaaaagtttttaccttaaaaaaaaaaaaattctcacatACAACAtgtgtgtaaataaaataaaatgaaaatttttgaaaagtaattcGAGCTTGAAAGCTTcagactatatatatttatttttgcgtGCATGGAACGCTTTTGtgattcgatttttttaatttacttgtaGAAACCGGTTGGAGGTATTGCGGTTTTACCGCTTGCCGGTGGTGAGCTTACCAGTAAAAAGAAGAAGGATAAACagaacgaaaatgaaaaagaaaattataatgatcTTAATAATTCCGAGTTGATAAATGATAGCACGtctattgataataaaaaattgaaggaaAAAGGAAGCCCAGAAAAACGGGACAAAAAGGAGAAAATAAAGGTTTGtggattttttataacaattatttttcataagtagatgcattaaattatttgaaacttttaaattattagatatcatcattactttaaaaatatttagatccCTTGTTGTTGTTATAGTAATTTCgtaaataataagtattatataaatatattaagtagTTGCTCTGTAGCATGTATcgcatgtatttattatttttttactatcaaagaTACCTGTCGGTGGATTCCTCTTTGGTAAACGGGATAAAGATCAAAATAAAACCAAGAaaccaacaaaaaataataaagaacaTAATGAGTCAATGGGTGATGCTGATTCAAATATCTCAGTGTCATCAAGACAACCACAACCTGTTGAACCCATGCCTGCTACACCtgaaaaaacagaaaaaacagaaaaaaaatcaccagCATACACCAAGTCTTATGATTACGAAGAAACGCCATCATCACCCACCAAAAAATCATATGTACCTCATGGTTTTTCATATGAAGACAGAGCTGCATCTCCAGACAGTAACAATCAACAATCACTCACTGGTGAAAGTAAAAAAGCTACCGGATTAGCCTTTAATTATGCTCCAGGAGAGGATAAAAAGGTTGTAGAGTCAGCAGCTGAAAAACGTAAAACCAAAGATATTACACCGAATAAAGTAAcatcatcaccatcaccaccgccaccaccaccaccCACTACAGCAGCAACACCAGCAGCTACAGGTTTAAAAACTCCAGGAATAAATTATGTTGAATCCGCAGGATTGAAAGAACAACAGAAAGgattacaaaattcaaatgacAAAAGTGCTTCTGCTGCTCTTATTGCTGGAGAACAATCGGGCAATATAGCTGCTGTTAAACCTGGTGTAATTATACCTGAAAGTGTTGAGCCACAACAAGAACACTTGATACTACCATTACCAGATGGTACAATTTTTATCGGAGGCATGATTTATCTAAAAGATAAACCATTAGATCAAAGTTCACTGGGAcctgattcaaataaaatattagatGGTAAAGTACATGGAAAAGATggtaaaacatttaaaaaagcAGATTTTGGTCCACAAGGTGTGCACATTGTCAATGGGTTAATTACTGGAAAAGATGGAAAACCATTGAATCAACAAATACCATGTGtagatgataataaatattatataaacaaTGGAATTATTTGTTGTAGCGGTCAGCCACTGAATAAAAGTTCTCTTGGACCTCAATATTCGTTAATTAAAGACGGTAGAGTTGTTGGAAAAAACGGTAAGCCAATTAGTGTAGATAAAGTTGGATCAGGTGGTGCATCAATAAAAGATggattaatattttcacatgACGGTAAACCACTGACTCAAGGTTCATATGGTACTGACGGCAATTATATTGTGGGTGGAGTTGTATGTGCACCAAATGGAAAAGTTATTAATCAAGTTGCTCTTCTTCCGGATTCAACTTATATATCTGATGGTTTGATTTACGGTCgtgatggtaaaattttgtCAAGCGGTGATCTTGGACGTGAGGGTAATTACGTTACTGAAGGTAAAGTTTATGCAAAAGACGGTAAACcagttaaaaatgaaatttttagttcCGATGGTTCTGTTATTAAAGATGGAATTGTTTACAATAAAGATGGTAAAACATTAAATCAAGCATCTTTACTTCCAACTGGTGCTTATCTTAAAGATGGTAAAGTTGTTGCTAAAGATGGTAAATCAATAAAacattcattttataaaacagaCGGTAGCTTTGTTAAAGATGGAATTATTTATGCTAAAGATGGTAAACCTTTAAATCAAATTCCGTATTTGATCGACGGCAGCTTTATTAAACAAGGTTTACTTTATGATCGAAATGGACGTTTATTAAATCAGAATCTTTTTAAACCTGATGATACTATTATACGTGAGGGAATTATTTATGGCGCAGATAGTAAACCACTCGATCATGGTTACTTGGGTGGTGTCGGTgctaatgataataatttatctattaaaGATGGTATTGTTATTGGTAAAGACGGTAATCCAGTAAAACAAGAATCATTTGGATCTAATgcaagtcaaataaaaaaaggaattattgtcagtaaaaataataaagctCTTAATCAAGATTCCTTTGTACCTGAAGGTGCATGTATAAAAGAAGGTAAAGTCTGTAATCGAGATGGAAAACCTATTAAAATGTCATTCTTTAAACCTGATGGTAGTTTTATTAAAGACGGACAAATATACGGTAAAGATGGTAAACCATTGAATTTAAGTTCACCCATTCCAGACGATTGTTACATTTTAAatggaattatttttgatgatatGGGAACGCCCCTTGTAAAAGATACCTTTGGATCAGATGGGTCGTATGTTGTAACtggattaatatatgataaagacggtaaattaataaaagacgGACGTTTTGGTCCACAtggacataaaataaaaaatggtatGATTATTGGTCCAGATGGTAAACCATCAACACAAGATGATAAAGGACCAGACAATATTGCGATTATTGATGGTAAAATAGTTGATGGACAAGGTAATCCCAAGAATCAAGGTTCTTTATTATCAGATGGTTGTTATATCCAAGAAGGAATAGTATATGATAGAAATGGACGTCCACTTAAATTGGGAGCATTCAAACCCGATGGTACGTATATTAGAGATGGTTTACTGTACAATTGGGGAGGTGCATTGTTTAATGCCGGCAGTAAATTACCCGACGAATATTATGTTGAAGAAGGTAGACTTTATGGTAAAGATTCAAAACCTTTAAATCATAGTTCGTTTGGGCATGACGGTGGATTCATAGAAAAtggatttatttatgataaagaTATGAAACCTCTTAGTCGTGGTACATTTGGTAAAGACGGTAGTTATATT is a window encoding:
- the LOC130668857 gene encoding uncharacterized protein LOC130668857 isoform X2, translated to MPEEQKSTGGTGNVTAAENGTGTHSPSKSPMVKGKMALAKVTLLDGTTKDFSIERKAKGHELLDKICASINLIEKDYFGLIYEDKYDPRNWLDLERRITKFIKSEPWKFNFEVKFYPPDPAQLQEDITRYQLCLQIRNDIITGRLACSFVTHALLGSYLVQSEVGDYDPQEHGRDYLKDFKFAPNQTPELVEKVMDLHKTHKGQTPAEAELHYLENAKKLAMYGVDLHPAKDSEGVDIMLGVCSSGLLVHRDRLRINRFAWPKILKISYKRHNFYIKIRPGEFEQYESTIGFKLANHRAAKKLWKVCVEHHTFFRLMSPEPVKKVGLLPHLGSRFRYSGRTHYETKKIPIERQPPQFERSLSGRRLTSRSMDALGGSQTVETYGSEPSKRHTMSYEPEMIPDMEHIDQRPSPIKKQKEKKPVGGIAVLPLAGGELTSKKKKDKQNENEKENYNDLNNSELINDSTSIDNKKLKEKGSPEKRDKKEKIKIPVGGFLFGKRDKDQNKTKKPTKNNKEHNESMGDADSNISVSSRQPQPVEPMPATPEKTEKTEKKSPAYTKSYDYEETPSSPTKKSYVPHGFSYEDRAASPDSNNQQSLTGESKKATGLAFNYAPGEDKKVVESAAEKRKTKDITPNKVTSSPSPPPPPPPTTAATPAATGLKTPGINYVESAGLKEQQKGLQNSNDKSASAALIAGEQSGNIAAVKPGVIIPESVEPQQEHLILPLPDGTIFIGGMIYLKDKPLDQSSLGPDSNKILDGKVHGKDGKTFKKADFGPQGVHIVNGLITGKDGKPLNQQIPCVDDNKYYINNGIICCSGQPLNKSSLGPQYSLIKDGRVVGKNGKPISVDKVGSGGASIKDGLIFSHDGKPLTQGSYGTDGNYIVGGVVCAPNGKVINQVALLPDSTYISDGLIYGRDGKILSSGDLGREGNYVTEGKVYAKDGKPVKNEIFSSDGSVIKDGIVYNKDGKTLNQASLLPTGAYLKDGKVVAKDGKSIKHSFYKTDGSFVKDGIIYAKDGKPLNQIPYLIDGSFIKQGLLYDRNGRLLNQNLFKPDDTIIREGIIYGADSKPLDHGYLGGVGANDNNLSIKDGIVIGKDGNPVKQESFGSNASQIKKGIIVSKNNKALNQDSFVPEGACIKEGKVCNRDGKPIKMSFFKPDGSFIKDGQIYGKDGKPLNLSSPIPDDCYILNGIIFDDMGTPLVKDTFGSDGSYVVTGLIYDKDGKLIKDGRFGPHGHKIKNGMIIGPDGKPSTQDDKGPDNIAIIDGKIVDGQGNPKNQGSLLSDGCYIQEGIVYDRNGRPLKLGAFKPDGTYIRDGLLYNWGGALFNAGSKLPDEYYVEEGRLYGKDSKPLNHSSFGHDGGFIENGFIYDKDMKPLSRGTFGKDGSYIQGGSIFGSNGKPLNKKQTTTITLTFVRYGLVCDNDGKPIASQPFDDSGNKIKNGKIYDSNGKPLNQSSISLNGQQQSIKDGIIYAPNNKPLNHGPLPVENCFVKAGRVCNADGQPLTQESFGPEGLRVKEGVIVDKSGRPIKQSAFDADGNTVKDGLIYNKSGKLLDKHYTHITITMVRKGIICDSVGKPITESPFGNDGSYIKNGKIYDTNGKPYNQEIFGDDSGFIKDGIIYGKNNQPMDYDQIPVSVAPSLPTTTPSKIKKTAVPVSTPTIVKTTTKQSVIKDQEGLTQNIEEKIEDLTPGGTGQVTVNTQVNKAETQDDGRAPYMTATAVTTRTATMHEDLEKNQKTSQVEEKTVAHTTATSATRQEQRVVTQEVRTTSHVLSGEQLFSRRLSTSSSSSGDSGTPIDIDDDQREFYNQYYQGDSAGIVATETHVFSGEPDSNVIATSTVPLVATETRKVALENEDGSYSATGEIVSTQTISSKTRTVETITYKTERDGVVETRVEQKITIQSDGDPIDHDRALAEAIQEATAMNPDMTVEKIEIQQQTTQ
- the LOC130668857 gene encoding uncharacterized protein LOC130668857 isoform X3, with translation MPEEQKSTGGTGNVTAAENGTGTHSPSKSPMVKGKMALAKVTLLDGTTKDFSIERKAKGHELLDKICASINLIEKDYFGLIYEDKYDPRNWLDLERRITKFIKSEPWKFNFEVKFYPPDPAQLQEDITRYQLCLQIRNDIITGRLACSFVTHALLGSYLVQSEVGDYDPQEHGRDYLKDFKFAPNQTPELVEKVMDLHKTHKGQTPAEAELHYLENAKKLAMYGVDLHPAKDSEGVDIMLGVCSSGLLVHRDRLRINRFAWPKILKISYKRHNFYIKIRPGEFEQYESTIGFKLANHRAAKKLWKVCVEHHTFFRLMSPEPVKKVGLLPHLGSRFRYSGRTHYETKKIPIERQPPQFERSLSGRRLTSRSMDALGGSQTVETYGSEPSKRHTMSYEPEMIPDMEHIDQRPSPIKKQKEKLTRKTSIGTTSASSASSLEGEYDAERAEKKPVGGIAVLPLAGGELTSKKKKDKQNENEKENYNDLNNSELINDSTSIDNKKLKEKGSPEKRDKKEKIKIPVGGFLFGKRDKDQNKTKKPTKNNKEHNESMGDADSNISVSSRQPQPVEPMPATPEKTEKTEKKSPAYTKSYDYEETPSSPTKKSYVPHGFSYEDRAASPDSNNQQSLTGESKKATGLAFNYAPGEDKKVVESAAEKRKTKDITPNKVTSSPSPPPPPPPTTAATPAATGLKTPGINYVESAGLKEQQKGLQNSNDKSASAALIAGEQSGNIAAVKPGVIIPESVEPQQEHLILPLPDGTIFIGGMIYLKDKPLDQSSLGPDSNKILDGKVHGKDGKTFKKADFGPQGVHIVNGLITGKDGKPLNQQIPCVDDNKYYINNGIICCSGQPLNKSSLGPQYSLIKDGRVVGKNGKPISVDKVGSGGASIKDGLIFSHDGKPLTQGSYGTDGNYIVGGVVCAPNGKVINQVALLPDSTYISDGLIYGRDGKILSSGDLGREGNYVTEGKVYAKDGKPVKNEIFSSDGSVIKDGIVYNKDGKTLNQASLLPTGAYLKDGKVVAKDGKSIKHSFYKTDGSFVKDGIIYAKDGKPLNQIPYLIDGSFIKQGLLYDRNGRLLNQNLFKPDDTIIREGIIYGADSKPLDHGYLGGVGANDNNLSIKDGIVIGKDGNPVKQESFGSNASQIKKGIIVSKNNKALNQDSFVPEGACIKEGKVCNRDGKPIKMSFFKPDGSFIKDGQIYGKDGKPLNLSSPIPDDCYILNGIIFDDMGTPLVKDTFGSDGSYVVTGLIYDKDGKLIKDGRFGPHGHKIKNGMIIGPDGKPSTQDDKGPDNIAIIDGKIVDGQGNPKNQGSLLSDGCYIQEGIVYDRNGRPLKLGAFKPDGTYIRDGLLYNWGGALFNAGSKLPDEYYVEEGRLYGKDSKPLNHSSFGHDGGFIENGFIYDKDMKPLSRGTFGKDGSYIQGGSIFGSNGKPLNKKQTTTITLTFVRYGLVCDNDGKPIASQPFDDSGNKIKNGKIYDSNGKPLNQSSISLNGQQQSIKDGIIYAPNNKPLNHGPLPVENCFVKAGRVCNADGQPLTQESFGPEGLRVKEGVIVDKSGRPIKQSAFDADGNTVKDGLIYNKSGKLLDKHYTHITITMVRKGIICDSVGKPITESPFGNDGSYIKNGKIYDTNGKPYNQEIFGDDSGFIKDGIIYGKNNQPMDYDQIPVSVAPSLPTTTPSKIKKTAVPVSTPTIVKTTTKQSVIKDQEGLTQNIEEKIEDLTPGGTGQVTVNTQVNKAETQDDGRAPYMTATAVTTRTATMHEDLEKNQKTSQVEEKTVAHTTATSATRQEQRVVTQEVRTTSHVLSGEQGDSAGIVATETHVFSGEPDSNVIATSTVPLVATETRKVALENEDGSYSATGEIVSTQTISSKTRTVETITYKTERDGVVETRVEQKITIQSDGDPIDHDRALAEAIQEATAMNPDMTVEKIEIQQQTTQ
- the LOC130668857 gene encoding uncharacterized protein LOC130668857 isoform X1 — encoded protein: MPEEQKSTGGTGNVTAAENGTGTHSPSKSPMVKGKMALAKVTLLDGTTKDFSIERKAKGHELLDKICASINLIEKDYFGLIYEDKYDPRNWLDLERRITKFIKSEPWKFNFEVKFYPPDPAQLQEDITRYQLCLQIRNDIITGRLACSFVTHALLGSYLVQSEVGDYDPQEHGRDYLKDFKFAPNQTPELVEKVMDLHKTHKGQTPAEAELHYLENAKKLAMYGVDLHPAKDSEGVDIMLGVCSSGLLVHRDRLRINRFAWPKILKISYKRHNFYIKIRPGEFEQYESTIGFKLANHRAAKKLWKVCVEHHTFFRLMSPEPVKKVGLLPHLGSRFRYSGRTHYETKKIPIERQPPQFERSLSGRRLTSRSMDALGGSQTVETYGSEPSKRHTMSYEPEMIPDMEHIDQRPSPIKKQKEKLTRKTSIGTTSASSASSLEGEYDAERAEKKPVGGIAVLPLAGGELTSKKKKDKQNENEKENYNDLNNSELINDSTSIDNKKLKEKGSPEKRDKKEKIKIPVGGFLFGKRDKDQNKTKKPTKNNKEHNESMGDADSNISVSSRQPQPVEPMPATPEKTEKTEKKSPAYTKSYDYEETPSSPTKKSYVPHGFSYEDRAASPDSNNQQSLTGESKKATGLAFNYAPGEDKKVVESAAEKRKTKDITPNKVTSSPSPPPPPPPTTAATPAATGLKTPGINYVESAGLKEQQKGLQNSNDKSASAALIAGEQSGNIAAVKPGVIIPESVEPQQEHLILPLPDGTIFIGGMIYLKDKPLDQSSLGPDSNKILDGKVHGKDGKTFKKADFGPQGVHIVNGLITGKDGKPLNQQIPCVDDNKYYINNGIICCSGQPLNKSSLGPQYSLIKDGRVVGKNGKPISVDKVGSGGASIKDGLIFSHDGKPLTQGSYGTDGNYIVGGVVCAPNGKVINQVALLPDSTYISDGLIYGRDGKILSSGDLGREGNYVTEGKVYAKDGKPVKNEIFSSDGSVIKDGIVYNKDGKTLNQASLLPTGAYLKDGKVVAKDGKSIKHSFYKTDGSFVKDGIIYAKDGKPLNQIPYLIDGSFIKQGLLYDRNGRLLNQNLFKPDDTIIREGIIYGADSKPLDHGYLGGVGANDNNLSIKDGIVIGKDGNPVKQESFGSNASQIKKGIIVSKNNKALNQDSFVPEGACIKEGKVCNRDGKPIKMSFFKPDGSFIKDGQIYGKDGKPLNLSSPIPDDCYILNGIIFDDMGTPLVKDTFGSDGSYVVTGLIYDKDGKLIKDGRFGPHGHKIKNGMIIGPDGKPSTQDDKGPDNIAIIDGKIVDGQGNPKNQGSLLSDGCYIQEGIVYDRNGRPLKLGAFKPDGTYIRDGLLYNWGGALFNAGSKLPDEYYVEEGRLYGKDSKPLNHSSFGHDGGFIENGFIYDKDMKPLSRGTFGKDGSYIQGGSIFGSNGKPLNKKQTTTITLTFVRYGLVCDNDGKPIASQPFDDSGNKIKNGKIYDSNGKPLNQSSISLNGQQQSIKDGIIYAPNNKPLNHGPLPVENCFVKAGRVCNADGQPLTQESFGPEGLRVKEGVIVDKSGRPIKQSAFDADGNTVKDGLIYNKSGKLLDKHYTHITITMVRKGIICDSVGKPITESPFGNDGSYIKNGKIYDTNGKPYNQEIFGDDSGFIKDGIIYGKNNQPMDYDQIPVSVAPSLPTTTPSKIKKTAVPVSTPTIVKTTTKQSVIKDQEGLTQNIEEKIEDLTPGGTGQVTVNTQVNKAETQDDGRAPYMTATAVTTRTATMHEDLEKNQKTSQVEEKTVAHTTATSATRQEQRVVTQEVRTTSHVLSGEQLFSRRLSTSSSSSGDSGTPIDIDDDQREFYNQYYQGDSAGIVATETHVFSGEPDSNVIATSTVPLVATETRKVALENEDGSYSATGEIVSTQTISSKTRTVETITYKTERDGVVETRVEQKITIQSDGDPIDHDRALAEAIQEATAMNPDMTVEKIEIQQQTTQ